A portion of the Choristoneura fumiferana chromosome 6, NRCan_CFum_1, whole genome shotgun sequence genome contains these proteins:
- the LOC141428544 gene encoding dual specificity mitogen-activated protein kinase kinase 6-like, translating to MDLDVSMRASACPYTVHFYGAMFREGDVWICMEVMDMSLDKFYTKVYKNNQTIPENILGKIAFSVVSALHYLHSKLKVIHRDVKPSNILINREGEVKMCDFGISGYLVDSVAKTIDAGCKPYMAPERIDPMGNPGQYDIRSDVWSLGISMIELSTGKFPYNTWGTPFEQLKQVVKDDPPRLPSGQFSPDFEDMITQCLQKDFKQRPNYDTLLAHPFCQEHSQKETDVCSFVTQILDLPDDS from the coding sequence ATGGATCTTGACGTGTCAATGAGAGCCAGTGCGTGTCCCTACACGGTACACTTCTATGGAGCCATGTTCAGGGAGGGTGATGTGTGGATCTGTATGGAGGTTATGGACATGAGCCTTGACAAATTCTACACCAAAGTGTACAAAAACAACCAGACCATACCTGAAAACATCCTCGGCAAAATTGCATTCTCAGTTGTGAGTGCACTGCACTACCTCCATTCCAAGCTGAAAGTCATTCACAGAGATGTGAAACCATCAAATATCCTGATCAACAGAGAAGGTGAGGTAAAAATGTGtgattttggtatttctggATATCTTGTTGACTCCGTGGCAAAGACAATTGATGCCGGCTGCAAGCCCTACATGGCTCCCGAGAGGATTGACCCAATGGGCAACCCTGGCCAGTATGACATCCGCAGTGATGTTTGGTCTTTAGGTATATCTATGATAGAGCTGTCTACTGGTAAGTTTCCATACAATACATGGGGAACACCATTTGAGCAGTTAAAACAAGTGGTCAAAGATGATCCACCTAGGCTTCCCAGTGGACAATTCTCACCAGACTTTGAGGACATGATCACACAATGCTTACAGAAAGACTTCAAACAGAGGCCCAACTATGACACACTTTTAGCTCACCCATTCTGCCAAGAGCACAGTCAAAAGGAGACTGATGTCTGTTCCTTTGTCACTCAAATACTAGATTTACCAGATGACTCCTAG
- the LOC141428476 gene encoding transmembrane protein 94-like → MTASKALSMSAPGAINLDHTTVKFDSEIKKARHSITTHTGLKLQRGSIATSNPSADSLLDDEDPDSPADACRSLSCLTDSTDHSAPVNFDMSNRAKLPRGIDNIRPHIEQVDNVPLLVSLFTDCSPRSVHMMIEIMQDYGEVVCVMGSAANCLNMEIFMKADASIAVEPLYPVLCQKMPPYQVPEDCIGPIDLARTLNSVPCSLSLLNKWQNQPFNKYCSQKMARDADVSLFTLITMSRHFTASLWNSTQFWMCGVCFIAVLQVGSLYAFLPMVLSPGGAALASGSAALLGAALAFAPVDAGVMQRAGPRPQLTRPAQVRVCACLCVCVCVLPALAFAPVDAGVMQRAGPRPQLTRPAQMILFVFWCYACKFLPSVIAILVLYGFTLRAFCEQIAAATNATACWIVYPINVGNYSAAHDLSQKSWHGWGDDFYDWFYLAQHITLALITLHLIVISLSFVHRHSSIWQKCFWSNKVWSAAVLVIIVSQTAISVWMVRARYGPCTAWALCARRPALPAWLAAGYAGSLAAVFALNELIKWQEIKADERNQRRARLDFGTKLGMNSPF, encoded by the exons ATGACGGCATCGAAGGCTCTGTCAATGTCTGCGCCTGGCGCCATTAACCTGGACCATACGACTGTTAAGTTCGACAGCGAAATCAAGAAAGCACGGCATTCTATCACCACGCATACGGGCCTAAAG TTGCAACGCGGCAGCATCGCGACGTCAAACCCGTCTGCCGACTCGCTCCTGGACGACGAAGACCCAGACTCGCCGGCGGACGCGTGCCGCTCGCTGTCCTGCCTCACAGACTCCACGGACCATTCCGCGCCCGTTAACTTTGACATGAGCAACCGG gCGAAACTACCCCGCGGCATAGACAACATCCGGCCGCACATAGAGCAAGTAGACAACGTGCCGCTGCTCGTGTCTCTGTTCACGGACTGCTCGCCGCGCTCCGTGCACATGATGATAGAGATCATGCAG GATTACGGTGAGGTGGTCTGCGTGATGGGTTCCGCAGCTAACTGTCTCAACATGGAGATTTTCATGAAGGCCGATGCCAG CATAGCCGTGGAGCCCCTTTACCCTGTGCTGTGCCAAAAAATGCCGCCCTACCAGGTGCCAGAAGACTGCATTGGACCCATAGACCTGGCGAGGACGTTAAATTCAGTACCTTGCTCCTTGTCG TTACTAAACAAATGGCAGAACCAACCGTTCAACAAGTACTGCAGTCAAAAG ATGGCGCGCGACGCGGACGTCTCTTTGTTCACGCTGATCACCATGTCGCGGCACTTCACGGCCAGTCTGTGGAACTCCACGCAGTTCTGGATGTGCGGCGTCTGCTTCATCGCCGTGCTGCAG GTGGGGTCCCTGTACGCTTTCCTGCCGATGGTCCTGAGCCCTGGTGGCGCGGCGCTGGCGAGCGGCAGCGCGGCGCTGCTGGGTGCGGCGCTGGCCTTCGCGCCCGTGGACGCGGGCGTCATGCAGCGCGCCGGCCCGCGCCCCCAGCTGACCCGTCCCGCGCAGgtgcgtgtct gtgcgtgtctgtgtgtgtgtgtgtgtgtactgccGGCGCTGGCCTTCGCGCCCGTGGACGCGGGCGTCATGCAGCGCGCCGGCCCGCGCCCCCAGCTGACCCGTCCCGCGCAG ATGATCCTCTTCGTATTCTGGTGCTACGCGTGCAAGTTCCTTCCCTCCGTGATCGCGATACTAGTCCTCTACGGGTTTACACTGCGCGCTTTCTGCGAGCAGATCGCCGCCGCGACCAACGCGACCGCGTGTTGGATCGTGTATCCTATCAACGTGGGCAACTACTCGGCGGCGCACGACTTGTCGCAGAAGAGCTGGCACGGCTGGGGCGACGATTTCTACGACTGGTTCTACTTGGCGCAGCATATCACGCTAGCGCTCATTACTTTGCATTTAA ttgTGATATCATTATCATTTGTACATCGACATTCTTCCATATGGCAGAAGTGCTTCTGGAGTAACAAAGTGTGGTCGGCCGCGGTTCTAGTGAT cATCGTGTCGCAGACGGCCATAAGCGTGTGGATGGTGCGCGCGCGGTACGGGCCGTGCACGGCGTGGGCGCTGTGCGCGCGGCGGCCGGCGCTGCCCGCGTGGCTGGCGGCGGGCTACGCCGGCTCGCTCGCAGCCGTCTTCGCGCTCAACGAACTCATCAAGTGGCAGGAGATTAA